A stretch of Fusarium fujikuroi IMI 58289 draft genome, chromosome FFUJ_chr10 DNA encodes these proteins:
- a CDS encoding related to BNR/Asp-box repeat domain protein: protein MRFQSLLWGGLLSLSAVLAAPTANQEPPTPAKRAVPTSTFSNNVIFSPPSNAGWTDPRVLYARSIQLSDGSLLATWENYSPEPPLVYFPIYRSTDGGVKWTQIGKVQDTVNNWGLRYQPDLYELPRAIGKYPKGTILCTGNSIPTDLSKTKIDVYASTDGGKSWKFASSIASGGEARPNNGLTPVWEPHMMVYQDKLVCYYADQRDPKHGQKLSHQTTTDLVSWSSLVNDVADSNYNARPGMPGITLLPNGQYIFVYETCGTQGCRIFYRLTSNPLNILAAKEYALVSNKGTRPVSSPTVVWSSVGGANGSIIVSAGSQSQIFVNKNLGAENSWVEFATPQPNAYTRGLMIFKENDNFLAIIGGGWLPPSSTNQVSLSVIDLKKTGL from the exons ATGCGCTTCCAATCTCTTCTCTGGGGAGGACTCTTGAGTCTCTCTGCAGTCCTCGCTGCTCCTACTGCAAACCAAGAGCCTCCTACACCAGCCAAGCGTGCTGTTCCTACTTCAACATTCTCCAATAATGTCATCTTCTCTCCCCCTTCCAACGCTGGCTGGACAGACCCTCGCGTTCTCTATGCCCGGTCCATCCAACTCTCGGACGGCTCTCTGCTTGCAACCTGGGAGAACTACTCCCCGGAGCCCCCGCTGGTTTACTTCCCCATCTACCGTTCTACAGATGGCGGTGTCAAGTGGACTCAGATCGGAAAGGTCCAGGATACAGTTAACAATTGGGGATTGAGATACCAGCCAGACCTTTATGAGCTTCCAAGAGCAATTGGAAAGTATCCTAAGGGAACTATCCTTTGCACAGGAAACAGCATTCCTACTGATCTGagcaagaccaagattgATGTATATGCTAGCACTGATGGTGGAAAGAGCTGGAAGTTTGCTAGCAGCATTGCTTCGGGCGGCGAAGCTCGTCCCAATAACGGCCTCACACCAGTCTGGGAGCCTCACATGAT GGTCTATCAGGACAAGCTCGTTTGCTACTACGCTGACCAGCGTGATCCCAAGCACGGCCAGAAGCTCTCTCACCAAACCACCACTGATCTCGTCAGCTGGTCTTCCCTTGTCAACGACGTCGCTGATAGCAACTACAACGCCCGTCCCGGTATGCCAGGAATCACTCTCCTTCCCAACGGCCAGTACATCTTTGTCTACGAGACCTGCGGTACGCAAGGCTGCAGAATATTCTACCGTCTCACCTCCAAccctctcaacatcctcgccGCCAAGGAGTATGCTCTGGTTAGCAACAAGGGCACCCGCCCCGTAAGCTCTCCTACCGTTGTCTGGAGTTCGGTTGGAGGAGCCAACGGAAGTATCATCGTCAGTGCTGGAAGCCAGTCTCAGATCTTTGTCAACAAGAATCTCGGTGCTGAGAACTCTTGGGTCGAATTTGCTACTCCTCAGCCTAATGCGTATACTCGCGGACTTATGATATTCAAGGAGAACGATAACTTCTTGGCTATCATTGGAGGCGGGTGGTTGCCCCCTAGCAGCACCAACCAAGTTAGCCTGAGCGTTatagacttgaagaagaccgGACTGTAG
- a CDS encoding related to ADP-ribosylation factor: MENLITYARDFLASIGLMRPSSGTPITSLFSTLPGHHRILLSRLDEAGKSTLLRSHLITNEKDISIVVGMIAHQVEVLRCGNVTFQTIDLGGGRPEPYFRMERSFIRHCDALVWVDDSADHDRLIEAREELFRAVRHQDGLRNDIPVLILANKQDESNARTAEQIKGFYVDDSSSPLVNTPHAVFASSTKTGKGLFEAFEWLSYTVESRMKYDTGISEKVPSYDKEEEATRIIMEGLQSSHKEGISEKGEQQAH; this comes from the exons ATGGAAAACCTAATCACATACGCCCGCGACTTCCTCGCCTCGATTGGTCTTATGAGACCGTCCTCAGGCACGCCAATCACAAGCTTATTCAGTACCCTTCCAGGCCACCACCGTATCCTCCTTAGCAGACTTGACGAGGCTGGCAAATCAACTCTCTTGCGCTCTCATTTGATAACCAATGaaaaagatatatctatCGTCGTGGGCATGATTGCCCATCAGGTTGAAGTCTTAAGATGCGGCAATGTCACATTCCAAACCATTGATCTCGGTGGTGGCAGGCCTGAGCCATATTTCAGAATGGAGAGGTCGTTCATCAGGCACTGCGATGCACTTGTATGGGTCGACGACTCGGCTGATCACGACCGCCTTATagaagcaagagaagaaCTTTTCCGAGCTGTGCGCCACCAAGACGGATTGCGCAACGACATCCCTGTGTTGATTCTAGCAAATAAGCAAGATGAGAGT AACGCTCGTACAGCAGAGCAGATAAAGGGATTCTATGTCGATGattcttcatcgcctttAGTTAATACGCCACAT GCAGTGTTTGCATCGAGCACTAAGACTGGCAAAGGGCTGTTCGAGGCTTTTGAATGGTTGAGTTACACTGTTGAGAGCAGGATGAAATATGACACTGGCATCAGTGAAAAGGTTCCGTCATACGAcaaagaggaggaagcgACTAGAATCATCATGGAAGGACTACAGTCAAGTCACAAGGAGGGGATCAGCGAGAAAGGAGAGCAGCAGGCTCATTAA
- a CDS encoding ligatin-like protein has translation MFKRKPDIRNLAPLRSSDRRKLADQIIRDYQVSIPESGDDASAGTQSQTALRNSLLPESTSSARFITPTEQGTVYIGAHPDQDERVLWFQTGKNPRLIPTVYTLWRNPNLIPLLHTPDFVVEEKLKHGADLMVPGLVKARGTSWDSRASTGAVVAVAGMQNDTVPVWIGTCQIDVRNLPDDVRGQKGAAIKALHWVGDECWSWKQLGSGGIDPPPSLDGWAGLAAGLATQANKLSLEEETQPAESAPAAQDSQAAEAQEGDEAEEEHEPTTKEIDDTFHQAFLFAVHKAKESGSPPHFGLQFPLQPSFIIANMVQPNLRYQNPKYYNIKKTSWKNAKKFIKHLDKELIVKSKDRNGGETVILDIDFDDRQVLSFRPYRLPPPKTTGGDVSTSDVGQASGSSSSAGQKVNIQMVYRVSSKLVPTLVPSKTDFYTSQEISAAIKSYIDQHPELGGQGNSSVKLNPFLANDILGNKPSDEDVSFLAAGRIPRSTLQKRVIEDTHLCQPFHIISHGAPSPDQKPKSGLPPRILITIEKRTGTKVVTKISNLEPFFIDPVVLAPELQKKCAGSASVGQVAGAKPGLMEVVVQGDQRKILAKDILANKGIDAKWVDVVDKTKPKKKK, from the coding sequence ATGTTCAAGCGCAAACCCGACATCAGAAACCTCGCGCCTTTGCGCTCCTCAGATCGAAGAAAGCTCGCCGATCAAATCATCCGCGACTATCAAGTCTCTATCCCAGAGTCCGGCGACGATGCCTCAGCAGGGACACAATCACAAACGGCACTGCGTAACTCACTTCTACCAGAGTCGACTTCGTCAGCTCGTTTCATCACACCAACTGAGCAAGGAACCGTGTACATAGGTGCACATCCAGACCAGGATGAGAGAGTCCTCTGGTTTCAGACTGGAAAGAATCCCCGCCTGATACCAACAGTGTACACTTTGTGGCGCAATCCTAACCTCATTCCACTTCTGCATACGCCCGATTTTGtggttgaggagaagctgaagcatgGCGCCGACTTGATGGTTCCTGGGCTGGTGAAAGCTAGAGGCACCAGCTGGGATTCACGAGCGAGCACTGGTGCTGTTGTGGCTGTCGCAGGAATGCAGAATGATACAGTGCCTGTCTGGATTGGGACATGTCAAATAGATGTGCGAAACCTTCCAGACGATGTACGAGGTCAGAAGGGTGCAGCAATCAAGGCCCTTCACTgggttggtgatgagtgctggagctggaagcAACTTGGCAGTGGCGGAATCGACCCGCCTCCAAGCTTGGACGGTTGGGCCGGCTTAGCAGCAGGGTTGGCCACTCAAGCTAACAAACTGTCGCTGGAGGAAGAGACTCAGCCAGCAGAGTCGGCACCGGCTGCTCAAGACTCACAAGCCGCTGAGGCTCAAGAAGGTgatgaggccgaggaggagcaCGAACCGACGACCAAAGAAATCGACGACACCTTCCATCAAGCCTTCCTGTTCGCAGTCCACAAAGCCAAAGAATCTGGCTCTCCGCCACATTTCGGCTTACAGTTCCCTCTTCAGCCGTCTTTCATCATCGCAAACATGGTTCAGCCCAACCTCCGATACCAAAACCCAAAGTActacaacatcaagaagacgTCATGGAAGAACGCCAAAAAGTtcatcaagcatcttgaTAAAGAACTGATTGTCAAGTCAAAGGACAGAAACGGTGGAGAGACCGTCATTCTGGacattgactttgatgatcgGCAGGTATTGAGTTTCCGGCCATATCGATTGCCGCCACCGAAGACTACAGGTGGAGATGTGTCAACGTCAGATGTCGGGCAAGCCTCAGGGTCGAGTTCATCTGCCGGGCAGAAGGTCAACATCCAGATGGTATATCGCGTATCTTCAAAGCTCGTCCCGACACTTGTCCCCTCCAAGACAGACTTCTACACCTCGCAGGAGATCTCAGCAGCTATCAAGTCGTATATCGACCAACATCCGGAATTGGGAGGCCAAGGCAACTCCAGCGTCAAGCTCAACCCATTTCTCGCCAATGACATCCTAGGGAACAAACCGTCTGATGAAGACGTCAGTTTCCTTGCCGCAGGAAGGATCCCTCGAAGTACTCTCCAAAAGCGAGTAATTGAGGATACCCATCTCTGCCAGCCCTTCCACATCATCTCACACGGCGCTCCCTCACCCGACCAGAAGCCAAAGTCTGGATTACCACCTCGGATCCTAATAACAATCGAGAAGCGAACCGGCACGAAGGTCGTCACCAAAATTTCCAACCTAGagcccttcttcatcgatcCTGTGGTCCTTGCGCCAGAGTTACAGAAGAAGTGTGCGGGTTCTGCGAGCGTAGGCCAAGTTGCTGGTGCGAAGCCTGGATTGATGGAAGTTGTCGTTCAAGGCGATCAGAGGAAGATTCTCGCCAAGGATATTTTGGCGAACAAGGGCATTGATGCGAAGTGGGTGGATGTTGTGGACAAgacaaagcccaagaagaagaagtag